From Primulina tabacum isolate GXHZ01 chromosome 2, ASM2559414v2, whole genome shotgun sequence, one genomic window encodes:
- the LOC142533888 gene encoding LOW QUALITY PROTEIN: GDSL esterase/lipase At1g29660-like (The sequence of the model RefSeq protein was modified relative to this genomic sequence to represent the inferred CDS: deleted 1 base in 1 codon), whose amino-acid sequence MAMRCGFWRWMVVVAVAAVMNLVGNGVTAEPQVPCYFIFGDSLVDNGNNNNIRSLARANYLPYGIDFPGGPTGRFSNGRTTVDVVAELLGFDDYIPPYATARGRQILQGVNYASAAAGIRQETGQQLGDRIDFSGQINNYKNTVSQIVDILGDEDTAANYLSQCIYSVGVGSNDYLNNYFMPNNYPTSRQYTPQQYAQVLIEQYTDQLRTLYDFGARKFALIGIGQIGCSPNALAQNSPDGVTCVQRINSANQMFNARLRALVDDFNSNSRDAMFIYINAYGIFQDLINNPAAFGLRVTNAGCCGVGRNNGQITCLPFQPACPNRDEYLFWDAFHPSEAANIIIGRRSYSAQRASDAYPTDIRHLAQA is encoded by the exons ATGGCAATGCGTTGTGGGTTTTGGAGATGGATGGTGGTGGTGGCGGTGGCGGCGGTCATGAATCTTGTGGGTAACGGGGTTACGGCGGAGCCTCAGGTGCCATGTTACTTTATATTTGGTGATTCGTTGGTGGATAATGGGAACAACAATAACATTCGGTCGTTGGCGAGAGCTAATTATTTGCCTTATGGCATTGATTTCCCCGGTGGCCCGACGGGGAGGTTCTCCAACGGTAGAACTACCGTTGATGTCGTTG CGGAGCTACTAGGCTTTGATGACTACATTCCGCCATATGCCACCGCCCGCGGCCGACAAATTCTCCAGGGGGTAAACTACGCATCCGCCGCCGCTGGAATCAGGCAAGAAACCGGTCAGCAACTG GGAGACCGAATAGATTTTAGTGGACAAATAAACAACTACAAGAACACAGTTTCGCAAATAGTGGACATACTCGGGGACGAAGACACGGCCGCAAATTATTTGAGCCAGTGCATATACTCCGTTGGAGTAGGCAGCAACGACTACCTCAACAACTATTTCATGCCCAACAATTACCCCACGAGCCGCCAGTACACGCCTCAACAATATGCTCAAGTTCTCATTGAACAATATACCGATCAGTTAAGG ACTTTATATGACTTTGGAGCAAGGAAGTTTGCTTTGATAGGGATAGGCCAAATCGGATGCAGCCCCAATGCATTGGCACAAAACAGCCCCGACGGAGTCACGTGTGTACAAAGAATTAACAGCGCAAACCAAATGTTCAACGCCAGACTCAGGGCATTGGTTGATGACTTCAATAGCAATTCACGCGATGCTATGTTCATCTACATCAATGCCTATGGAATTTTCCAAGACTTAATAAACAATCCAGCGGCTTTCG GATTAAGGGTGACAAATGCTGGATGCTGTGGTGTGGGGAGGAACAATGGGCAAATTACATGTCTCCCTTTCCAACCTGCATGCCCGAATAGG GATGAATATTTGTTTTGGGATGCATTTCATCCCTCAGAAGCAGCGAATATTATCATCGGGAGGAGATCATACAGTGCTCAAAGGGCATCGGATGCATATCCCACTGATATTCGCCATTTGGCTCAAGCCTAG